A region of Thermithiobacillus plumbiphilus DNA encodes the following proteins:
- a CDS encoding DUF6441 family protein: protein MKIDLVADGLLDRRRFSAWQGDTRKAIHTAVARAMRDTGKAMAERARGEMRAGFKVVKPKFLRSMHAKVFDRKAKEFPALYIGSKVPWLGIHEQGGTIRGRMLVPLLPQHRRIGRKAFARVIDALMRSGNAFFIEKNGRQILMAENIAENARPLARFRRAERERTGARRVRRGQEIPIAVLVRRVSLRKRFDLARSVRGDLPRLTAAIRKAMSKV, encoded by the coding sequence ATGAAGATCGATCTGGTCGCTGACGGTTTGCTGGATCGGCGGCGCTTCAGCGCCTGGCAGGGCGACACCCGCAAGGCGATCCACACCGCCGTGGCCCGCGCGATGCGCGACACCGGCAAGGCGATGGCCGAGCGGGCGCGGGGCGAAATGCGCGCCGGTTTCAAGGTCGTGAAGCCGAAGTTCCTCCGCTCGATGCACGCCAAGGTGTTCGACCGCAAGGCCAAGGAATTCCCGGCCCTCTACATCGGCTCGAAAGTGCCCTGGCTGGGTATCCACGAACAGGGCGGAACGATCCGAGGGCGGATGCTCGTCCCGCTGCTGCCGCAGCACCGGCGCATCGGGCGCAAGGCGTTCGCCCGGGTGATCGATGCCCTGATGCGCTCCGGCAACGCCTTCTTCATCGAGAAGAACGGCCGGCAGATCCTGATGGCCGAGAACATCGCCGAGAACGCCCGGCCGCTCGCGCGCTTTCGCCGTGCCGAGCGGGAGCGCACCGGCGCCAGGCGCGTGCGGCGCGGCCAGGAGATTCCCATCGCCGTGCTCGTGCGACGCGTGAGCTTGAGAAAACGGTTCGACCTCGCCCGCTCGGTGCGAGGCGATCTTCCCCGCCTGACGGCGGCCATCCGTAAAGCAATGTCGAAGGTTTGA
- a CDS encoding head-tail joining protein, with protein sequence MTQVTDLYEAAGRAGLLTDVVVGSLTVQCVFSAPDELALDGLALNRDYHLEYPSAWLTLAAGDTVEIAGSPYRVREVRQLRDGSEMQAKLTRP encoded by the coding sequence ATGACGCAGGTGACGGATCTTTACGAGGCCGCCGGCCGCGCCGGGCTGCTCACCGACGTCGTGGTGGGCTCGCTCACGGTGCAGTGCGTCTTCAGCGCCCCGGATGAGCTGGCGCTCGACGGGCTCGCACTGAACCGCGACTACCACCTCGAGTACCCGAGCGCCTGGCTCACCCTCGCCGCCGGCGACACGGTGGAGATCGCGGGAAGCCCGTATCGGGTGCGCGAGGTCCGCCAGCTGCGCGACGGCTCCGAGATGCAGGCCAAGCTGACCCGGCCATGA
- a CDS encoding DUF7210 family protein: protein MHIELIEPHTHAGRLHSPGEILDLDEAAAQWLIERGAARPADPQPQTPIKTRKGD from the coding sequence ATGCACATCGAACTCATCGAACCGCACACCCACGCCGGCCGACTCCACTCCCCCGGCGAGATCCTCGATCTCGACGAGGCAGCCGCCCAATGGCTGATCGAGCGCGGAGCCGCGCGGCCGGCCGACCCTCAACCCCAGACCCCGATCAAGACCCGTAAAGGAGACTGA
- a CDS encoding phage portal protein produces MGFWSRLKLAFGATPTYDGVGSGRRALAWMPGNPGAVAALLTTQTELRAKSRDLVRRNAWAAAGIEAFVANAIGTGIKPQSLVEDPSLRETIQALWRDWSEEADAQGLTDFYGLQALACRAMLEGGEALVRLRYRRPEDGLAVALQVQVLEPEHLPVTLNRLADNGNVIRAGIEFDRLGRRVAYHLYRSHPEDGLLAPMSGGSGMETVRVPAAEIVHLFRPLRPGQIRGEPWLARALVKLNELDQYDDAELVRKKTAAMFAGFVTRDQPEDALMGEGPADASGVALAGLEPGTLQILEPGEDVKFSQPADVGGSYAEFMRQQFRAVAAAMGVTYEQLTGDLTQVNYSSIRAGLLEFRRRCEAIQHGVIVHQLCRPVWRAWMAQAVLEGRLELPGFARDATRRRAWLACKWIPQGWQWVDPQKEFNAMLTAIRAGLLSRSEAVSSFGYDAEDVDREIAADNARADALGLVFDSDPRHDRNPPAAASDPAPPQDRKAP; encoded by the coding sequence ATGGGCTTCTGGAGCCGCCTCAAGCTCGCCTTCGGTGCGACCCCCACCTACGACGGCGTGGGCTCCGGGCGACGCGCGCTCGCCTGGATGCCGGGCAACCCCGGCGCGGTGGCCGCGCTGCTCACGACGCAGACGGAGCTGCGCGCCAAGAGCCGCGACCTGGTGCGCCGGAACGCCTGGGCGGCCGCCGGCATCGAGGCCTTCGTGGCCAACGCCATCGGCACCGGCATCAAGCCGCAGTCGCTGGTCGAGGACCCGAGCCTTCGCGAGACGATCCAGGCCCTCTGGCGCGACTGGTCCGAGGAGGCCGATGCCCAGGGGCTCACCGACTTCTACGGCCTGCAGGCCCTGGCCTGCCGCGCCATGCTCGAAGGCGGCGAGGCGCTGGTTCGGCTGCGCTACCGGCGGCCGGAGGACGGGCTGGCGGTGGCACTCCAGGTCCAGGTACTGGAGCCCGAGCACCTGCCGGTGACGCTCAATCGCCTTGCCGACAACGGCAACGTGATCCGCGCCGGCATCGAGTTCGACCGGCTCGGGCGGCGTGTGGCCTACCACCTGTACCGCTCGCACCCGGAGGACGGACTGCTCGCGCCCATGTCCGGTGGCAGCGGCATGGAGACCGTGCGCGTGCCCGCCGCCGAGATCGTGCATCTGTTCCGGCCCTTGCGTCCCGGCCAGATCCGCGGCGAGCCCTGGCTCGCGCGGGCCTTGGTAAAGCTCAACGAGCTCGATCAGTACGACGACGCGGAACTGGTGCGCAAGAAGACCGCCGCCATGTTCGCCGGCTTCGTCACCCGTGACCAGCCGGAGGACGCCCTGATGGGCGAAGGGCCGGCCGATGCCTCGGGGGTAGCGCTGGCGGGGCTGGAGCCGGGCACCCTGCAGATTCTCGAACCGGGCGAGGACGTGAAGTTCTCGCAGCCGGCCGACGTGGGCGGCTCCTACGCCGAGTTCATGCGCCAGCAGTTTCGCGCGGTGGCCGCCGCGATGGGTGTCACCTACGAGCAGCTCACGGGCGACCTCACCCAGGTGAACTACTCCTCCATCCGCGCGGGGCTGCTGGAGTTTCGCCGCCGCTGCGAGGCGATCCAGCACGGCGTCATCGTCCACCAGCTCTGCCGCCCGGTGTGGCGCGCCTGGATGGCGCAGGCGGTGCTGGAGGGACGACTCGAGCTCCCCGGCTTCGCCCGGGACGCCACGCGGCGCCGCGCCTGGCTCGCCTGCAAGTGGATTCCCCAGGGCTGGCAGTGGGTCGATCCGCAGAAGGAGTTCAACGCGATGCTCACCGCGATCCGGGCGGGGCTGTTGTCCCGCTCGGAGGCGGTGTCCTCCTTCGGCTACGACGCCGAGGACGTGGATCGGGAGATCGCCGCCGACAACGCCCGCGCCGATGCACTCGGCCTCGTCTTCGATTCCGACCCGCGCCACGACCGCAACCCACCTGCGGCGGCCTCCGACCCGGCGCCGCCGCAAGACCGAAAGGCACCCTGA
- a CDS encoding phage head-tail joining protein — MAYTAADREALERALARGERRVTFGDKTVEYRSVDELRGALREVDAALAREAGRPKLRQIRVTTGKGL; from the coding sequence ATGGCCTACACAGCGGCCGATCGCGAGGCGCTGGAGCGGGCATTGGCGCGCGGCGAGCGGCGCGTCACCTTCGGCGACAAGACGGTGGAGTACCGCTCGGTGGACGAGTTGCGCGGGGCGCTGCGCGAGGTGGATGCGGCGCTCGCCCGCGAGGCGGGCCGACCCAAGCTGCGCCAGATCCGGGTCACGACGGGCAAGGGGCTGTGA
- a CDS encoding DUF6631 family protein, which translates to MSASDLDVLVPQPQVVDLAGQRLAISPLVLGELPAMLKAVQPFAQRLADEPDWLALLSDHGDALLTALAIASRQPREWVDALALDDAITLAATVFEVNADFFVRRIAPKVGDLAQRLNGRLAGLTPSPA; encoded by the coding sequence ATGAGTGCTTCCGATCTGGATGTTCTCGTGCCGCAGCCTCAAGTTGTGGATCTGGCCGGCCAACGCCTCGCGATCAGCCCGCTGGTGCTCGGCGAGCTGCCGGCAATGCTCAAGGCCGTGCAGCCCTTCGCGCAACGACTGGCGGACGAGCCGGACTGGCTCGCCTTGCTCTCGGACCACGGCGATGCCTTGCTCACCGCGTTGGCGATCGCCAGTCGCCAACCGCGCGAGTGGGTGGACGCGCTGGCCCTCGACGATGCCATCACCCTGGCGGCGACCGTGTTCGAGGTGAACGCGGATTTTTTCGTGCGCCGGATCGCGCCGAAAGTCGGCGATCTGGCGCAGCGTCTGAACGGCCGTCTGGCTGGGCTGACGCCATCGCCCGCCTGA
- a CDS encoding S49 family peptidase, translating into MQFVHLASRLYGTPLLIARSKLDVILSVLGPRIGLPDLEAAVPAVMPASPEVAAPPGIAVIPIHGTLVRRTLGLEAASGLMSYGEIGARLDAALADPAVSGILLDVDSPGGEAGGVFELAERIRAIDAVKPVWAIAADSAFSAAYAIACAASHLAVTRTGGVGSVGVIAMHVDQSVRDAQQGYRYTAITAGRHKNDFSPHEPLDQEALVRLQAEVDRLYGLFVGHVAAMRGLDPDAVRATEAGLFFGEQAIGSRLADAVASRDQLLAVFATFLNPQGRSRNPAPRTRPGSAYAKQENDPMQSPDPTPETPETTLVAAAASAAPAPETPTTTVADRREAVAIAELCQIGGCPERTAEFLAAGLSETDVRRALLAARTQSPEIGSAIHPDAHAAHRASPEHNPLIKAVKHLTGKE; encoded by the coding sequence ATGCAGTTCGTACACCTGGCGTCCCGTCTCTACGGGACGCCGCTTCTCATCGCGCGTTCGAAGCTGGACGTGATCCTCTCCGTGCTCGGTCCCCGCATCGGTCTGCCCGACCTGGAAGCCGCCGTACCGGCGGTGATGCCCGCGAGCCCGGAGGTGGCGGCACCGCCCGGCATCGCCGTGATTCCGATCCACGGCACGCTGGTGCGCCGCACCCTGGGCCTCGAGGCCGCCTCCGGACTCATGAGCTACGGCGAGATCGGCGCCCGTCTGGATGCCGCGCTCGCCGACCCTGCCGTGTCCGGCATTCTGCTCGACGTGGACTCCCCCGGCGGCGAGGCGGGCGGCGTGTTCGAGCTCGCCGAGCGCATCCGTGCGATTGATGCCGTGAAACCGGTTTGGGCGATCGCCGCCGACTCCGCCTTCTCGGCCGCCTACGCCATCGCCTGCGCCGCCTCGCATCTCGCCGTCACGCGCACCGGCGGTGTGGGCTCGGTCGGGGTCATCGCCATGCACGTCGACCAGTCGGTCCGCGACGCCCAGCAGGGCTATCGCTACACGGCGATCACCGCCGGCCGGCACAAGAACGACTTCTCGCCCCACGAGCCGCTCGACCAGGAGGCTTTGGTGCGCCTCCAGGCGGAGGTGGACCGCCTCTACGGCCTGTTCGTCGGGCACGTGGCCGCGATGCGCGGGCTGGACCCCGACGCCGTGCGCGCCACGGAGGCCGGGCTCTTCTTCGGCGAGCAGGCGATAGGCAGCAGGCTCGCCGACGCCGTGGCGAGCCGCGACCAGCTGCTCGCCGTCTTCGCGACCTTCTTGAACCCGCAGGGCCGTTCGCGGAACCCGGCCCCCCGCACGCGTCCCGGTTCCGCGTACGCCAAACAGGAGAACGACCCGATGCAATCCCCCGATCCGACCCCCGAAACCCCCGAGACGACGCTCGTCGCCGCTGCTGCCTCCGCGGCGCCCGCGCCCGAGACGCCCACCACCACCGTGGCGGACCGGCGCGAGGCCGTGGCCATCGCCGAGCTGTGCCAGATCGGCGGCTGCCCGGAGCGCACCGCCGAGTTCCTGGCCGCAGGTCTTTCGGAAACCGATGTCCGCCGCGCGCTGCTCGCCGCCCGCACCCAAAGCCCCGAGATCGGCTCGGCGATCCATCCGGATGCGCACGCCGCACACCGCGCATCCCCCGAACACAACCCGCTGATCAAGGCGGTCAAGCACCTCACCGGAAAGGAGTGA
- a CDS encoding head decoration protein yields the protein MPTLVEPMNLGDLLKYEAPNLYSRDLATVAAGQSLVLGSVVGRETATNKLKALDPAATDGTELPAGVLIVDADATAADLDAVIVARHAIVARHALVWPAGLTPAQQSAAIAALEARGILVREGA from the coding sequence ATGCCGACCCTAGTTGAACCGATGAACCTGGGCGACCTGCTGAAGTACGAGGCGCCCAACCTGTACTCGCGCGACCTCGCCACCGTCGCCGCCGGCCAGAGCCTCGTCCTGGGCAGCGTCGTCGGCCGTGAGACCGCCACCAACAAGCTGAAGGCGCTCGATCCGGCCGCCACCGACGGCACCGAGCTGCCCGCCGGCGTGCTGATCGTCGACGCCGACGCCACCGCCGCCGACCTCGATGCGGTCATCGTCGCGCGCCACGCCATCGTCGCCCGCCATGCGCTGGTCTGGCCCGCAGGGCTGACGCCCGCGCAGCAGTCCGCCGCCATCGCCGCCCTCGAAGCGCGCGGCATCCTCGTTCGTGAAGGAGCCTGA
- a CDS encoding major capsid protein, giving the protein MQNPFSNPAFSMASLTAAINLIPNRYGRLETLDLFPIKPVRTRQVVVEEMHGVLNLLPTLPPGSPGTVGKRGKRAMRAFVVPHIPHDDVVLPEEVQGIRSFGQETETESVAGVLARHLETMRNKHAITLEHLRMGALKGEILDADATPLVNLYTEFGITPKSVNFVLGNANTNVKGKCAEVLRHIEDNLSGEFSTGVHCLCSPEFFDALTGHAKVEEAYKNWQQGAVLINDMRRGFTFGGITFEEYRGQASDASGTTRRFIAAGEAHCFPLGTVDTFATYVAPADFNETVNTLGLPLYAKQEPRKFDRGTDLHTQSNPLPMCHRPGVLVKLTAA; this is encoded by the coding sequence ATGCAGAATCCCTTTTCCAATCCCGCCTTCTCGATGGCGAGCCTCACCGCCGCCATCAACCTGATCCCCAACCGCTACGGGCGGCTGGAGACCCTGGACCTGTTCCCCATCAAGCCGGTGCGTACCCGCCAGGTGGTGGTGGAGGAGATGCACGGCGTGCTGAACCTGCTGCCGACCCTGCCGCCCGGCTCGCCCGGCACCGTGGGCAAGCGCGGCAAGCGGGCGATGCGCGCCTTCGTCGTGCCCCACATCCCGCACGACGACGTGGTGCTGCCCGAGGAGGTCCAGGGTATCCGCAGCTTCGGGCAGGAGACCGAGACCGAGAGCGTGGCCGGCGTGCTCGCCCGCCACCTGGAGACCATGCGCAACAAGCACGCCATCACCCTGGAGCACCTGCGCATGGGGGCGCTGAAGGGCGAGATCCTCGATGCCGATGCCACGCCGCTGGTCAATCTCTACACCGAGTTCGGCATCACGCCCAAGAGCGTGAACTTCGTCCTCGGCAACGCCAACACCAACGTCAAGGGCAAGTGCGCCGAGGTGTTGCGCCACATCGAGGACAACCTCTCGGGCGAGTTCTCGACCGGCGTGCACTGCCTGTGCTCGCCCGAGTTCTTCGACGCGCTGACCGGCCACGCCAAGGTCGAGGAGGCCTACAAGAACTGGCAGCAGGGCGCGGTGCTGATCAACGACATGCGCCGCGGCTTCACCTTCGGCGGCATCACCTTCGAGGAGTACCGCGGCCAGGCGAGCGACGCCTCCGGCACCACCCGGCGCTTCATCGCGGCGGGCGAGGCCCACTGCTTCCCGCTCGGCACCGTCGACACCTTCGCCACCTACGTCGCGCCCGCCGACTTCAACGAGACGGTCAACACCCTGGGCCTGCCGCTCTACGCCAAGCAGGAGCCGCGCAAGTTCGACCGCGGCACCGACCTACACACCCAGAGCAACCCGCTGCCCATGTGCCACCGGCCCGGTGTGCTGGTGAAGCTGACGGCAGCGTGA